From the Streptomyces sp. Tu 2975 genome, one window contains:
- a CDS encoding 6-phospho-beta-glucosidase — MKLAVVGGGSTYTPELIDGFARMRDTLPIEELVLIDPAADRLELVGGLARRIFAKQDHPGKIVTTSDVDAGVDGADAVLLQLRVGGQAARQQDETWPLECGCVGQETTGAGGLAKALRTVPVVLDIAERVRRTNPDAWIIDFTNPVGIVTRALLQAGHKAVGLCNVAIGFQRKFAGLLGVAPADVHLDHVGLNHLTWETAVRLGGPEGENVLPRLLAEHGDAVAADLRMPRELIDRLGVVPSYYLRYYYGHDEVVRELRTKPSRAAEVAQMEKRLLEMYGDPQLDEKPELLAERGGAFYSEAAVDLAAALLGGAGSPYQVVNTYNNGTLPFLPDDAVIEVQAAVGTQGATPLAVRELDPLYAGLTANVTAYEDLALEAALRGGHDRVFKALLSHPLVGQYEYAQQLTEQLIAHNREHLAWA, encoded by the coding sequence ATGAAGCTCGCTGTAGTGGGGGGCGGTTCCACCTACACCCCCGAACTCATCGACGGTTTCGCGCGCATGCGCGACACCCTGCCGATCGAGGAACTCGTACTGATCGACCCCGCGGCCGACCGCCTCGAACTGGTCGGCGGTCTCGCCCGGCGCATCTTCGCCAAACAGGACCACCCCGGAAAGATCGTCACCACCTCCGACGTCGACGCGGGCGTCGACGGCGCCGACGCCGTGCTGCTCCAGCTGCGGGTGGGCGGGCAGGCCGCCCGCCAGCAGGACGAGACATGGCCGCTGGAATGCGGCTGCGTCGGCCAGGAGACCACGGGCGCGGGCGGCCTCGCCAAGGCGCTCCGCACCGTCCCCGTCGTCCTCGACATCGCCGAGCGGGTGCGCCGCACCAACCCCGACGCGTGGATCATCGACTTCACCAACCCGGTCGGCATCGTCACCCGGGCACTGCTGCAGGCCGGGCACAAGGCCGTCGGACTGTGCAACGTGGCCATCGGCTTCCAGCGGAAGTTCGCCGGACTGCTGGGCGTCGCGCCCGCCGACGTCCATCTCGACCACGTCGGGCTCAACCACCTGACCTGGGAGACCGCCGTCCGGCTCGGCGGCCCGGAGGGCGAGAACGTGCTGCCGCGGCTGCTCGCCGAACACGGTGACGCGGTGGCGGCCGATCTGCGCATGCCACGCGAACTGATCGACCGCCTCGGCGTCGTGCCCTCGTACTACCTGCGGTACTACTACGGCCACGACGAGGTCGTACGGGAGCTGCGGACGAAGCCGTCGCGGGCCGCGGAGGTCGCACAGATGGAGAAGCGGCTCCTCGAGATGTACGGGGACCCGCAGCTGGACGAGAAGCCGGAGCTGCTCGCCGAGCGCGGCGGCGCCTTCTACTCGGAGGCCGCCGTCGACCTCGCCGCCGCGCTGCTCGGCGGCGCCGGCTCCCCCTACCAGGTGGTGAACACGTACAACAACGGCACGCTCCCATTCCTGCCGGACGACGCCGTGATCGAGGTGCAGGCAGCAGTCGGCACCCAGGGGGCGACACCACTGGCGGTCCGCGAACTCGACCCGTTGTACGCGGGGTTGACCGCCAACGTCACGGCGTACGAGGACCTGGCGCTGGAGGCCGCGCTGCGCGGGGGGCACGACCGGGTCTTCAAGGCGCTGCTGTCGCACCCGCTGGTCGGCCAGTACGAGTACGCGCAGCAGCTCACCGAGCAGCTGATCGCGCACAACCGGGAGCACCTCGCGTGGGCCTGA
- a CDS encoding carbohydrate ABC transporter permease, with amino-acid sequence MTPTPARAAYEPAAPGRGGTAARRSARRRATLEWIAVHSLAIAAALFFLLPFVFVFLTAVMSDDQALTRDLWPHTWEWGNFATVWNTPGFLTWWRNTLLYAGLGTVLAVASSIPVAYALAKFRFRGRNPAMMLVIAMMMLPPQVVVVPMYLFWAKQLDLAGTLWPLIIPFAFGNAFTIFLLRQFLLTIPKEYTEAARIDGCGEFRTMVRIVLPMAKPAIAAVALFHFFYCWNDYFGPQIYASENPAAWTLSYGLESFKGAHQTDWNLTMAATVMIMAPVIVVFFFAQKAFIEGVTLTGVKG; translated from the coding sequence ATGACCCCGACCCCCGCCCGGGCCGCGTACGAGCCGGCCGCCCCCGGCCGGGGAGGCACCGCCGCCCGCCGGTCCGCACGGCGCCGAGCGACGCTGGAATGGATCGCCGTCCACTCGCTGGCGATCGCCGCCGCGTTGTTCTTCCTGCTCCCGTTCGTCTTCGTGTTCCTGACCGCCGTGATGAGCGACGACCAGGCCCTCACCCGCGACCTGTGGCCACACACCTGGGAGTGGGGCAACTTCGCCACCGTCTGGAACACCCCCGGTTTCCTGACCTGGTGGCGCAACACCCTGCTGTACGCCGGCCTCGGTACGGTGCTCGCCGTCGCGTCGAGCATCCCGGTGGCCTACGCGCTCGCCAAGTTCCGCTTCCGCGGCCGCAATCCGGCGATGATGCTGGTTATCGCGATGATGATGCTGCCGCCGCAGGTCGTCGTCGTACCGATGTACCTCTTCTGGGCGAAACAGCTGGACCTCGCGGGCACGCTGTGGCCGCTGATCATCCCCTTCGCCTTCGGCAACGCGTTCACCATCTTCCTGCTGCGGCAGTTCCTGCTGACCATCCCGAAGGAGTACACGGAGGCGGCCAGGATCGACGGCTGCGGCGAGTTCCGCACGATGGTGCGGATCGTGCTGCCGATGGCGAAGCCGGCCATCGCGGCGGTGGCCCTCTTCCACTTCTTCTACTGCTGGAACGACTACTTCGGCCCGCAGATCTACGCGTCGGAGAACCCGGCCGCCTGGACCCTCAGCTACGGCCTGGAGTCCTTCAAGGGCGCCCACCAGACCGACTGGAACCTCACCATGGCTGCCACGGTCATGATCATGGCACCGGTGATCGTCGTCTTCTTCTTCGCACAAAAGGCCTTCATCGAAGGCGTCACACTGACCGGAGTGAAGGGCTAG
- a CDS encoding sugar ABC transporter permease gives MAATTLRPPASRALRAKHRRSALRTLGFLSPWLIGFTVFFAYPLVSTVYFSFMEYDGFAPPVWVGLKNWSYVFNDYAFFWPALRNTLWLVAVMVALRVLFGLGVGLLITKIKTGAGVFRTLFYLPYLAPPVAATMSFVFLLNPGTGPVNTILESVGLPAPGWFTDPAWSKPSLTILALWCIGDLMVIFMAALLDVPKEQYEAAELDGARAWQRFRYVTFPNISPIVLFAVVTGVIATMQYYTEPLVAAKVASGVIGGSGQQFEPGYPDRTTLTVPQTIYNLGFQRFDTGAACVVALVLFALAMAFTAILMRRRSGFMSAED, from the coding sequence ATGGCAGCCACCACCCTCCGCCCGCCGGCGAGCCGTGCGCTGCGGGCCAAGCACCGCAGGTCGGCGCTGCGCACGCTGGGCTTCCTGTCCCCCTGGCTGATCGGGTTCACGGTCTTCTTCGCCTACCCGCTGGTGTCGACCGTCTACTTCTCCTTCATGGAGTACGACGGATTCGCCCCGCCTGTGTGGGTGGGTCTCAAGAACTGGTCGTACGTCTTCAACGACTACGCCTTCTTCTGGCCGGCCCTGCGCAACACCCTGTGGCTGGTCGCCGTGATGGTGGCGCTGCGGGTGCTGTTCGGGCTCGGCGTCGGGCTGCTGATCACGAAGATCAAGACGGGTGCCGGGGTCTTCAGGACGCTCTTCTACCTGCCGTACCTGGCTCCGCCGGTCGCCGCGACCATGTCCTTCGTCTTCCTGCTCAACCCCGGTACGGGGCCCGTCAACACCATCCTCGAGTCCGTGGGGCTGCCCGCGCCCGGCTGGTTCACCGACCCCGCCTGGTCGAAGCCGTCGCTGACGATCCTGGCCCTGTGGTGCATCGGCGACCTGATGGTGATCTTCATGGCGGCGCTGCTCGACGTCCCCAAGGAGCAGTACGAGGCGGCGGAGCTGGACGGAGCCCGCGCCTGGCAGCGGTTCCGATACGTCACCTTCCCCAACATCTCGCCCATCGTGCTGTTCGCCGTGGTCACCGGAGTGATCGCGACCATGCAGTACTACACGGAGCCGCTCGTGGCGGCGAAGGTGGCGAGCGGGGTGATCGGCGGTTCGGGGCAGCAGTTCGAGCCCGGCTACCCGGACAGAACCACGCTGACCGTCCCGCAGACGATCTACAACCTCGGCTTCCAGCGCTTCGACACCGGCGCGGCCTGCGTGGTCGCCCTGGTGCTGTTCGCCCTGGCCATGGCCTTCACGGCGATCCTGATGCGGCGGCGCTCCGGCTTCATGTCGGCGGAGGACTGA
- a CDS encoding ABC transporter substrate-binding protein, translating to MPRNRRTKGAALAATAATAAISLLATACTGSAESGATDDPNAKTTLTFWHGWSAPGEVAAIEANIDSFEKKHPNIKVKVVKGITDDKLNQALRAGGSNAPDVVSSFTTDNVGRFCSTDALADLKPFLEKSKIDPARTFLPQMAKYTEHEGKRCAVPLLGDAYGLYYNKKAFAEAGITAPPKTLSEFDKVAEKLTKSKGDSYRQLGFMPNFQGYETTFEHYASQFGVRYFDAEGRSALAGDPAAKALFTWQKNLADRLGGYKKLEKFRTGLGDEWGPKHPFHTGQVAMQLDGEWRGKMAQDADLDFEIGAAPFPVPDDRAADYGKGYLSGTILGIAGVSRKQNAAWELVKYLSTDTDAVVSFANAIHNVPSTIAALKSPKLNNDPLYRTFVDIAQHPKSSHAPSSVNGGAFLLTAQDLGVRYEAGREKDLDAGLKETDAQVDKDNEQAR from the coding sequence ATGCCCAGGAACCGCCGGACCAAGGGCGCCGCGCTCGCCGCGACCGCCGCGACCGCCGCGATATCGCTTCTCGCCACGGCCTGTACGGGATCCGCAGAGAGCGGCGCCACGGACGACCCGAACGCGAAGACGACCCTCACCTTCTGGCACGGCTGGTCCGCGCCCGGCGAGGTCGCGGCGATCGAGGCCAACATCGACTCGTTCGAGAAGAAGCACCCCAACATCAAGGTCAAGGTCGTCAAGGGCATCACCGACGACAAGCTCAACCAGGCCCTGCGGGCGGGCGGTTCGAACGCGCCCGACGTGGTCTCGTCGTTCACCACCGACAACGTCGGCCGGTTCTGCTCCACCGACGCGCTCGCCGATCTGAAGCCGTTCCTCGAGAAGTCGAAGATTGATCCGGCGCGGACCTTCCTGCCGCAGATGGCCAAGTACACCGAGCACGAGGGCAAGCGCTGCGCCGTACCGCTGCTGGGTGACGCGTACGGCCTCTACTACAACAAGAAGGCCTTCGCGGAGGCCGGGATCACCGCACCACCCAAGACACTCTCCGAGTTCGACAAGGTCGCGGAGAAGCTCACCAAGAGCAAGGGCGACAGCTACCGGCAACTCGGCTTCATGCCGAACTTCCAGGGCTACGAGACGACGTTCGAGCACTACGCCTCGCAGTTCGGCGTCCGGTACTTCGACGCGGAGGGCAGGTCCGCCCTGGCCGGGGACCCGGCCGCCAAGGCCCTGTTCACCTGGCAGAAGAACCTGGCCGACAGGCTCGGCGGCTACAAGAAGCTGGAGAAGTTCCGCACCGGCCTCGGCGACGAGTGGGGACCCAAGCACCCGTTCCACACCGGACAGGTCGCCATGCAGCTCGACGGCGAGTGGCGCGGCAAGATGGCCCAGGACGCCGACCTGGACTTCGAGATCGGCGCGGCCCCCTTCCCCGTCCCGGACGACCGGGCCGCCGACTACGGCAAGGGCTACCTGTCCGGCACGATCCTCGGCATCGCGGGCGTGAGCAGGAAGCAGAACGCGGCCTGGGAGCTGGTGAAGTACCTCTCCACGGACACCGACGCGGTCGTCTCCTTCGCCAACGCCATCCACAACGTGCCGTCCACCATCGCGGCGCTGAAGTCCCCGAAGCTGAACAACGACCCGCTGTACCGCACGTTCGTGGACATCGCGCAGCACCCGAAGAGTTCCCACGCCCCGTCGTCCGTCAACGGAGGCGCGTTCCTGCTGACCGCCCAGGACCTCGGCGTGCGCTACGAGGCCGGCCGGGAGAAGGATCTCGACGCCGGCCTGAAGGAGACCGACGCCCAGGTCGACAAGGACAACGAGCAGGCACGCTGA
- a CDS encoding ROK family transcriptional regulator, which translates to MAGTTPGTPRVLRAMNDRAALDLLLEHGTLSRTRIGKLTGLSKPTASQLLARLEAAGLVVVTGTTEGRPGPSAQLYAINGGVAHAAGLDVTPERIRAAVADITGATVGEFELPTPGRRADSVVRQVTDALEGAVKEAGLTRTDVHRLVVGTPGAFDPSTGRLRYASHLPGWHSPTLLDELAAALPMPVEYENDVNLAAVAEQRLGAAHGHDNFVLLWNEEGLGAAVVIGGRLHRGFTGGAGEVGFLPVPGTPLVRQVTKANSGGFQELAGAQALPRLARELGLEDIGSGPHAEVATALVARAAENDSGPYGELLDAFATGLATGLASMVAVLDPELVVLSGEVIAAGGEPLRTRVQAELTELAASRPRLVLGAVRRHPVLRGALESALATTRDEVFDTSR; encoded by the coding sequence GTGGCCGGAACCACGCCCGGTACCCCGCGCGTACTGCGCGCCATGAACGACCGGGCCGCACTCGATCTGCTGCTCGAGCACGGCACCCTCTCCCGGACCCGGATCGGCAAACTCACCGGGCTGTCGAAGCCCACCGCCTCCCAGCTGCTCGCCAGGCTGGAGGCCGCGGGGCTCGTCGTCGTCACCGGCACCACAGAGGGACGGCCGGGCCCCAGCGCCCAGCTGTACGCGATCAACGGCGGCGTGGCCCACGCCGCCGGTCTCGACGTCACCCCCGAGCGGATCCGCGCCGCCGTCGCCGACATCACCGGCGCGACCGTCGGCGAGTTCGAGCTGCCCACTCCGGGACGGCGCGCCGACAGCGTCGTACGGCAGGTGACCGACGCGCTCGAAGGAGCCGTCAAGGAAGCCGGGCTGACCCGCACGGACGTCCACCGCCTCGTCGTCGGCACCCCAGGCGCCTTCGACCCGTCCACCGGCCGACTGCGGTACGCGTCCCACCTGCCCGGCTGGCACTCCCCCACCCTGCTGGACGAGCTCGCCGCCGCCCTGCCGATGCCCGTCGAGTACGAGAACGACGTCAACCTCGCCGCCGTGGCCGAGCAGCGCCTCGGCGCCGCCCACGGTCACGACAACTTCGTCCTGCTGTGGAACGAGGAAGGACTCGGCGCTGCCGTCGTCATCGGCGGCCGGCTGCACCGCGGTTTCACCGGCGGCGCCGGCGAGGTCGGCTTCCTGCCCGTGCCCGGCACCCCACTGGTCCGCCAGGTGACCAAGGCCAACAGCGGCGGCTTCCAGGAACTCGCCGGCGCCCAGGCGCTGCCCCGGCTGGCCAGGGAGCTCGGCCTGGAGGACATCGGCAGCGGCCCGCACGCCGAGGTCGCGACCGCGCTCGTGGCGAGGGCCGCGGAGAACGACAGCGGACCGTACGGGGAACTGCTCGATGCCTTCGCGACCGGGCTGGCCACCGGTCTGGCCTCCATGGTGGCCGTGCTCGACCCGGAGCTGGTCGTCCTCTCCGGGGAGGTCATCGCGGCCGGCGGCGAGCCGCTGCGGACACGGGTGCAGGCGGAACTGACCGAGCTGGCCGCGTCCCGGCCGCGTCTCGTGCTCGGGGCCGTACGCCGGCATCCGGTGCTGCGCGGTGCGCTGGAGAGCGCGCTGGCCACCACCCGCGACGAGGTGTTCGACACCTCGCGCTGA
- a CDS encoding mechanosensitive ion channel family protein translates to MTAFWSSALLDADPSPGPVTLDEAARRAESAAGWVEENWSTWLNTGLRITLILIVALVLRMLVRRALTKLIARMNRSAQAVEGTALGGLLVNAERRRQRSEAIGSVLRSIASFLILGTAGLMILGAFQIDLAPLLASAGVAGVAIGFGARNLVTDFLSGVFMIMEDQYGVGDSIDAGVASGEVIEVGLRVTKLRGDNGEIWYVRNGEIKRIGNLSQGWATAAVDVTVRSSEDLDHVKSVIGEVADDLAKAEPWNEQLWGPLETLGLTEVLLDSMTFRVSAKTMPGKALGVEREVRWRIKRAFDEAGIRIVGGLPQQAEESVPDPTAGMAAPSAFSSSVSPQSMAASPIPPPANLSK, encoded by the coding sequence GTGACCGCCTTCTGGTCGTCCGCATTGCTGGACGCTGATCCCTCCCCCGGTCCCGTCACGCTCGACGAGGCCGCCCGGCGCGCCGAGAGCGCGGCAGGCTGGGTCGAGGAGAACTGGTCCACCTGGCTGAACACCGGACTGCGCATCACGCTGATCCTGATCGTCGCGCTGGTGCTCCGGATGCTGGTGCGCCGGGCACTGACGAAGCTGATCGCGCGGATGAACCGCTCGGCACAGGCCGTGGAGGGCACGGCGCTCGGCGGTCTGCTGGTCAACGCCGAGCGGCGCCGGCAGCGCTCCGAGGCCATAGGTTCGGTCCTGCGTTCGATCGCTTCGTTCCTGATCCTCGGCACCGCCGGCCTGATGATCCTCGGAGCGTTCCAGATCGATCTGGCGCCGCTGCTCGCTTCCGCGGGTGTGGCCGGTGTCGCGATCGGTTTCGGCGCGCGCAATCTCGTCACCGACTTCCTCTCCGGCGTCTTCATGATCATGGAGGACCAGTACGGGGTCGGGGACTCGATCGACGCGGGCGTCGCGTCGGGCGAGGTGATCGAGGTGGGGCTGCGGGTCACCAAGCTGCGCGGCGACAACGGCGAGATCTGGTACGTGCGCAACGGCGAGATCAAGCGGATCGGCAACCTGAGCCAGGGCTGGGCGACGGCCGCCGTCGACGTCACCGTCCGCTCCTCCGAGGACCTGGACCACGTCAAATCCGTCATCGGCGAGGTCGCGGACGATCTGGCGAAGGCCGAGCCGTGGAACGAGCAGCTGTGGGGCCCGCTCGAGACGCTGGGTCTCACCGAGGTGCTGCTCGACTCGATGACGTTCCGGGTCTCCGCCAAGACGATGCCGGGCAAGGCGCTGGGCGTCGAGCGCGAGGTGCGCTGGCGGATCAAGCGCGCCTTCGACGAGGCGGGCATCCGCATCGTCGGCGGTCTGCCCCAGCAGGCGGAGGAGTCCGTGCCGGACCCGACGGCGGGCATGGCGGCCCCGTCGGCCTTCTCATCCTCGGTCTCGCCGCAGTCGATGGCGGCGTCGCCGATACCGCCGCCGGCGAACCTCTCCAAGTAG
- a CDS encoding HNH endonuclease, producing the protein MPHVLVLNASYEPLGVVPLRRALVLVLENKALCLEESGAFMHSESRVIAAPSVVRLKRFVRVPYRGPVPLTRKALFARDGGRCMYCGGVATSVDHVVPRSRGGQHAWDNVVAACRRCNHVKADRHLRELGWRLRHQPAPPSGLAWRIIGTGHRDPRWLPYLQPYGADDAITRIDGISA; encoded by the coding sequence GTGCCGCACGTCCTGGTCCTCAACGCGTCGTACGAGCCCCTCGGCGTCGTACCGCTCCGCCGCGCGCTCGTCCTCGTCCTGGAGAACAAGGCTCTCTGCCTCGAGGAGTCCGGCGCCTTCATGCACAGTGAGAGCCGCGTCATCGCCGCGCCCAGCGTCGTGCGTCTCAAACGGTTCGTGCGGGTCCCCTACCGGGGGCCCGTTCCTCTTACCCGCAAAGCCCTCTTCGCCCGCGACGGCGGGCGCTGTATGTACTGCGGTGGCGTCGCAACCAGCGTCGACCATGTCGTTCCGCGCAGTCGCGGGGGGCAGCACGCCTGGGACAACGTGGTCGCCGCCTGCCGCCGCTGCAACCACGTCAAGGCCGACCGTCACCTGCGGGAACTGGGCTGGCGCCTGCGCCACCAGCCGGCCCCGCCGAGCGGTCTCGCCTGGCGCATCATCGGAACCGGCCACCGCGATCCACGCTGGCTGCCCTACCTCCAGCCGTACGGCGCGGACGACGCGATCACCCGCATCGACGGCATCTCGGCGTAG